One segment of Triticum aestivum cultivar Chinese Spring chromosome 2A, IWGSC CS RefSeq v2.1, whole genome shotgun sequence DNA contains the following:
- the LOC123186868 gene encoding ABC transporter B family member 4 — MGLFRHADGKDQLLMLVGTVAALANGMTTPLMTVFFGDVLDAFGHATDANVLQRVNKVVLNFVYLGIGAAVISFLQVSCWTITGERQAALIRSQYLKSVLRQDISFFDTEMTTGQVVSKMSGDTVLVQDAIGEKVGKFQKLVAAFLGGFIVGFVKGWILSLVMLACVPPVVFAAGVVEKVLSKISSRGQASYSNAGNIVEQTIGSIKIVVSFNGEKKAIISYNKQIHKAYKTDVQEGLTNGFGMAYVLFVFYSSYGLAIWYGGKLVLAKGYTGGQVITVLLAIMTGAMSLGNAAPCMTAFIEGQSAAHRLFTTIKRKPEIDPNNNSDKQLVDMRGDIELKDVYFSYPTRRGQLIFDGFSLHVPSGTTMAIVGESGSGKSTVISLVERFYDPQAGEVSIDGVNIKDLQLDSIRRKISLVGQEPCLFMTSIKDNITYGKEDATIEEIKRAAKLANAANFIDKLPNGYDTMVGQRGAQLSGGQKQRIAIARAIIKNPKILLLDEATSALDVESERIVQEALDRIMLDRTTLVVAHRLTTVRNVDCISVIQQGKIVEQGSHDELILNLDGAYSQLILLQESHVEQKIDHRLSTPRSSTSLSLKRSISASLGNDTELSFTLPLGLPSTIDLLGEYDTHGKNQKEKNDGGEAGKKDPMVRLAILNKPEVPILILGSLAAAVHGVVFPMFGLVISSAIKSLYEPPDKLRSDTSFWGMMCFVMGIISVITIPAEFLLFGIAGGKLIERIRALSFQSIVHQEVAWFDDPRNSSGALGARLSIDALNVRRLVGDNLSLIIQLSSTLVTGVVIAMIADWKLALITMCVIPLVGLESYAHVKFLNGFSQDAKMMYEDASQVATDAVSSIRTIASFCSEKRITRIYDHKCEASVNQGVKTGIVGGIGFGFSYLTLYLTYGLCFYVGGQFVQQGKSNFGEVFKVFFALVLATMGVSETSAMASDSKKAKDSAISIFTLLDRISKIDSSSNQGLTLDEVKGNIDFQHVSFKYPTRLDIQIFHDFTLHIPSGKIVALVGESGSGKSTVITLLERFYNPDSGTIQLDGVEIKSLNINWFRDQIGLVSQEPVLSNDTIRANIAYGKDGDVTEEELIAAAKISNAHEFISSLPQGYGTSIGERGTQLSGGQKQRVAIARAILKDPKILLLDEATSALDAESERIVQNALDHVMVGRTTIVVAHRLSTIKGVDIIAVLKDGAIVEKGSHESLVNIKDGLYASLVEFRSASP, encoded by the exons ATGGGGCTGTTCCGGCATGCCGACGGCAAGGACCAGCTGCTGATGCTGGTCGGCACGGTGGCCGCGCTGGCCAACGGCATGACCACGCCCCTCATGACCGTCTTCTTCGGCGACGTCCTCGACGCTTTTGGCCACGCCACCGACGCCAACGTCCTCCAGCGTGTCAACAAG GTGGTTTTGAACTTTGTCTACTTGGGTATCGGAGCAGCAGTCATATCCTTTCTTC AGGTGTCATGCTGGACAATTACTGGTGAAAGGCAGGCAGCACTCATTCGATCTCAATACCTCAAATCTGTCTTGAGACAGGATATTTCATTCTTTGACACAGAAATGACAACTGGGCAAGTAGTTTCAAAAATGTCTGGTGATACCGTGCTAGTTCAAGATGCTATTGGTGAGAAG GTCGGCAAGTTCCAAAAACTCGTGGCTGCTTTCCTTGGTGGTTTCATTGTAGGTTTTGTGAAAGGATGGATTTTATCTCTTGTCATGTTGGCATGCGTACCTCCAGTTGTATTTGCTGCAGGAGTAGTGGAAAAAGTATTGTCAAAAATCTCTAGCAGAGGTCAAGCATCATACAGTAATGCGGGGAACATTGTCGAACAGACAATTGGATCCATAAAAATA GTTGTTTCTTTCAATGGAGAGAAGAAGGccatcatatcatacaataaacaAATACACAAAGCATACAAGACTGATGTTCAGGAAGGACTTACCAATGGCTTTGGCATGGCATATGTTTTGTTCGTATTCTACTCTAGCTATGGTTTGGCCATATGGTACGGTGGAAAGTTGGTACTTGCAAAAGGATACACAGGAGGACAAGTCATCACTGTCTTATTGGCTATCATGACTGGGGCGAT GTCTTTGGGTAATGCAGCCCCATGTATGACTGCCTTTATAGAAGGACAATCGGCAGCACATAGGTTATTCACAACGATCAAAAGGAAACCAGAGATTGACCCTAACAACAATAGTGATAAGCAGCTAGTAGATATGAGGGGTGATATTGAGCTGAAGGATGTCTATTTTAGCTACCCAACGAGGCGTGGGCAACTAATATTTGATGGATTCTCACTACATGTGCCTAGTGGCACTACAATGGCTATAGTTGGAGAGAGTGGGAGTGGCAAGTCAACTGTGATTAGTCTTGTAGAGAGATTCTACGATCCGCAAGCTGGTGAGGTTTCGATTGATGGGGTTAATATCAAAGATTTACAACTTGATTCGATAAGAAGGAAAATTTCTCTTGTTGGCCAAGAGCCCTGTCTCTTTATGACATCAATTAAAGATAACATAACATATGGAAAAGAAGATGCAACAATTGAGGAGATCAAGAGAGCCGCTAAGCTCGCCAACGCAGCAAATTTCATCGATAAGTTGCCCAAT GGTTATGACACAATGGTTGGCCAGCGTGGTGCTCAACTTTCAGGAGGACAAAAGCAAAGGATTGCAATTGCTAGGGCAATCATTAAAAACCCCAAAATACTTTTGTTAGATGAGGCTACTAGCGCATTGGATGTGGAGTCGGAGAGGATAGTTCAGGAGGCATTGGATAGGATCATGCTGGACAGAACTACGCTTGTGGTTGCACATCGTCTAACTACTGTGAGAAATGTGGATTGCATATCAGTTATTCAACAAGGAAAGATAGTTGAACAAG GTTCCCATGATGAATTAATACTAAACTTAGATGGTGCATACTCTCAACTTATTCTTCTCCAAGAAAGTCATGTAGAGCAGAAAATAGACCATCGACTATCTACCCCAAGATCAAGTACAAGCCTATCATTGAAGCGGTCGATTAGTGCTTCACTAGGGAATGATACTGAGCTTTCTTTCACACTCCCCTTGGGGCTACCTAGCACAATTGATTTGCTTGGAGAATATGATACACATGGAAAGAATCAAAAAGAGAAGAATGATGGGGGAGAGGCAGGAAAGAAAGATCCTATGGTACGTCTAGCAATTCTTAACAAGCCAGAGGTACCTATTCTTATATTAGGATCCTTAGCTGCAGCAGTTCATGGAGTTGTTTTTCCAATGTTTGGTTTAGTGATTTCAAGTGCAATTAAATCTTTATATGAGCCACCAGATAAACTGAGAAGTGATACAAGTTTTTGGGGTATGATGTGCTTTGTTATGGGTATCATATCAGTAATCACAATACCAGCAGAGTTCTTATTATTTGGAATAGCCGGAGGCAAGCTTATAGAGCGCATCCGAGCTTTGTCATTTCAAAGCATTGTTCACCAAGAAGTTGCTTGGTTTGATGATCCTAGAAATTCCAG CGGAGCACTTGGTGCAAGACTATCAATTGACGCTTTGAACGTCCGGCGTTTAGTGGGCGATAACTTGTCATTAATTATTCAACTTAGCTCAACGCTTGTCACAGGAGTTGTCATTGCTATGATAGCCGACTGGAAGCTCGCTTTGATCACCATGTGTGTGATTCCACTTGTGGGTCTTGAAAGTTATGCCCACGTGAAGTTCTTGAATGGTTTTAGTCAAGATGCTAAG ATGATGTATGAAGATGCAAGTCAAGTGGCCACGGATGCAGTTAGTAGTATAAGGACAATAGCTTCCTTTTGTTCTGAGAAAAGAATTACAAGAATATATGATCATAAATGTGAAGCCTCAGTGAATCAAGGAGTCAAAACAGGAATAGTTGGGGGTATTGGATTTGGTTTCTCTTACTTGACATTGTACCTCACATACGGCCTTTGTTTCTATGTCGGGGGGCAATTCGTGCAACAAGGCAAATCAAATTTTGGTGAAGTTTttaag GTTTTCTTTGCACTGGTCTTAGCAACTATGGGAGTATCTGAAACAAGTGCAATGGCCTCTGATTCAAAAAAAGCAAAGGATTCAGCTATCTCTATATTTACTTTGCTAGACCGAATATCCAAAATTGATTCAAGCAGCAATCAGGGTTTGACATTAGATGAGGTCAAGGGAAACATTGATTTCCAACATGTCAGCTTCAAGTACCCAACTCGCCTAGATATTCAAATCTTCCATGACTTTACCTTGCACATACCCTCTGGAAAG ATTGTTGCACTTGTTGGAGAGAGTGGTAGCGGCAAGTCAACTGTAATCACACTATTGGAGAGATTCTACAATCCCGATTCAGGTACCATTCAATTGGATGGAGTGGAAATCAAGAGCTTAAACATCAATTGGTTTAGAGACCAAATTGGACTGGTGAGCCAAGAGCCTGTACTCTCCAATGACACAATACGTGCCAACATAGCCTATGGTAAGGACGGGGACGTCACCGAAGAGGAGCTCATTGCAGCTGCGAAAATATCCAATGCACATGAGTTCATATCAAGCCTTCCTCAAGGATATGGCACCTCCATTGGGGAGAGAGGGACACAACTATCCGGTGGCCAGAAGCAGCGGGTGGCTATTGCGAGGGCGATACTCAAAGATCCTAAGATACTACTACTCGACGAAGCAACTAGCGCCTTGGATGCAGAATCTGAGCGAATTGTGCAGAATGCCTTAGATCATGTGATGGTTGGCAGGACCACGATTGTCGTGGCACACCGCCTATCTACTATCAAAGGCGTCGATATCATTGCAGTTCTCAAAGATGGTGCAATAGTGGAGAAAGGAAGTCATGAGTCCTTGGTCAACATCAAAGATGGATTGTATGCTTCACTAGTTGAATTCCGTTCAGCATCACCGTAA